The Epinephelus lanceolatus isolate andai-2023 chromosome 1, ASM4190304v1, whole genome shotgun sequence genome has a window encoding:
- the LOC117257339 gene encoding cytokine-like protein 1 produces MRLRLATLVCFFSFVWLSECAPPTCYSRALGLSNEIMALLEKIHTYHRTKTCAEVLPTIFLDVHNACVTAKIRDFLYVVLNHPNQYCRERPRMVLLKRKIQNLYTIISRMCYRDLVFFTDDCEAIDTGHTRPHYDEDRLQLLQEER; encoded by the exons ATGAGGCTGAGACTCGCCACTCTCGTGTGTTTCTTCAGCTTTGTGTGGCTGTCGGAGTGCGCGCCTCCGACCTGCTACTCCAGAGCGCTCGGCCTGAGCAACGAGATCATGGCTCTGCTGGAGAAAATACACACCTACCATCGCACG AAAACGTGTGCAGAAGTTCTACCTACGATCTTCCTTGATGTGCAT AACGCATGTGTCACAGCCAAGATCCGTGACTTCCTCTACGTGGTGCTGAACCATCCCAACCAGTACTGCAGAGAGCGTCCCAGAATGGTGCTGCTGAAGCGTAAAATCCAGAATCTTTACACCATCATCAGCAGGATGTGTTATCGG GACCTGGTGTTTTTCACAGACGACTGTGAGGCAATCGACACTGGACACACTCGCCCTCACTACGACGAGGACAGGcttcagctgctgcaagaggagAGATGA